The following are from one region of the Salvia hispanica cultivar TCC Black 2014 chromosome 1, UniMelb_Shisp_WGS_1.0, whole genome shotgun sequence genome:
- the LOC125202432 gene encoding pentatricopeptide repeat-containing protein At2g44880 isoform X1, producing the protein MIESGQLWSTRERKCLFLLQLKGHRIATLLQVHAFMLLNALQANINLVTKLITTLSAVPHCGIRHARRLFDQMPHKCDAFLCNTMLKSHLSSCQFSEAVRLYAHLRREEGFVPDNYTFSTLSKSCGLDLLTREGMEVHAHVVRYGFNSNLYVITSLVDMYGKLGLMGFARKAFDEMTERSSVSWTALINGYIRGGDMDIAKNIFDGMPKIDKDTAGFNVMLDGYAKLRDMRSANMLFDAMPEKNVVSWTIMIDGYCNNGGVDDARRLFDLMPHRNLYSWNAMIGGYCQNKRPHEALVLFKQLLALKLFEPDDVTVVSILPAISVLGALHLGNEVYKFVKKKKLDRSANVSTALVDMFGKCGEIEKARRVFDEVEARGTCTWNALINAFALNGCARKALEVFTEMKREGFNPNDITMLGVLSACNHGGLVEEGKSWFSKMASFGLTPKIEHYGCLIDLLGRAGHLEEAERLIESMPYEANGIILSSFLFACGYAKDVTKAERVVKKAITVDPCNDGNYIMLRNLYATERRWRDVEQAKRMMLIGGAKKEVGCSAIEINRQVLEFVAGDKNKLPHSVLDQLRMHMKLQEPYVCI; encoded by the coding sequence ATGATCGAATCAGGGCAGCTGTGGAGCACAAGAGAGAGGAAATGCCTCTTTCTCCTCCAACTCAAAGGCCACCGCATAGCCACCCTCCTCCAAGTCCACGCTTTCATGCTCCTCAACGCGCTTCAAGCCAACATCAACCTCGTCACCAAGCTCATAACCACCCTCTCCGCCGTTCCACACTGCGGCATTCGTCACGCCCGTCGCCTGTTCGATCAAATGCCACACAAATGCGATGCCTTCCTGTGCAACACCATGTTGAAGTCACACCTCTCCTCCTGCCAGTTTTCTGAGGCTGTTAGGCTTTATGCTCATTTGAGGAGGGAAGAAGGCTTTGTGCCGGATAACTACACTTTCTCAACACTCTCCAAGAGCTGCGGATTAGATTTATTGACGCGGGAAGGAATGGAAGTGCACGCTCATGTTGTCCGCTATGGCTTTAACTCTAATTTGTATGTGATTACCTCTTTGGTTGATATGTATGGGAAGTTGGGGCTAATGGGTTTCGCTAGAAAAGCATTTGATGAAATGACCGAGAGGAGTTCGGTGTCGTGGACTGCTCTTATCAATGGCTATATCAGGGGTGGGGATATGGATAtagcaaaaaatatttttgatggGATGCCAAAGATTGATAAGGATACAGCTGGTTTTAATGTGATGCTTGATGGGTATGCCAAGTTAAGAGATATGAGATCGGCAAATATGTTGTTTGATGCCATGCCGGAGAAAAATGTAGTGTCTTGGACAATTATGATTGATGGATATTGCAACAATGGAGGGGTAGATGATGCTAGGCGCTTGTTTGATTTGATGCCACACAGGAATTTGTATTCTTGGAACGCAATGATTGGCGGATATTGTCAGAATAAGAGACCCCATGAGGCGTTAGTGTTGTTCAAGCAATTGCTTGCGTTGAAACTGTTTGAGCCGGATGATGTTACAGTTGTTAGTATTCTTCCAGCAATCTCTGTTTTGGGTGCTTTGCATTTGGGGAATGAggtttataaatttgtgaagaagaagaagttggaTAGATCTGCAAATGTTTCCACAGCATTGGTTGATATGTTTGGCAAATGTGGGGAAATTGAGAAAGCAAGAAGAGTGTTTGATGAGGTTGAGGCAAGAGGGACATGCACATGGAATGCTTTGATTAATGCTTTTGCGCTCAATGGGTGTGCGAGGAAGGCACTAGAGGTGTTTAcggagatgaagagagaggggTTCAATCCGAATGATATAACAATGCTTGGTGTCCTGTCAGCTTGCAACCATGGTGGATTGGTGGAGGAAGGAAAAAGCTGGTTCAGTAAAATGGCCTCATTCGGGCTTACTCCTAAAATTGAGCATTATGGTTGTTTGATTGATCTATTGGGTAGGGCCGGACATTTGGAGGAAGCTGAGAGATTGATCGAGAGCATGCCCTATGAGGCCAATGGAATAATTTTgagttcttttctttttgcttGTGGCTATGCTAAGGATGTCACCAAGGCTGAAAGGGTGGTGAAGAAGGCAATTACCGTGGATCCATGTAACGATGGCAACTATATCATGCTGAGAAATTTGTATGCAACTGAGAGAAGATGGAGAGATGTGGAACAAGCCAAAAGAATGATGCTGATTGGAGGGGCTAAGAAAGAGGTTGGATGTAGTGCCATTGAGATCAATAGGCAGGTGTTGGAGTTTGTTGCCGGGGATAAGAATAAGCTTCCACATTCGGTGTTGGATCAATTGCGAATGCACATGAAGTTGCAGGAGCCCTACGTCTGTATATAG
- the LOC125202432 gene encoding pentatricopeptide repeat-containing protein At2g44880 isoform X2 has translation MLLNALQANINLVTKLITTLSAVPHCGIRHARRLFDQMPHKCDAFLCNTMLKSHLSSCQFSEAVRLYAHLRREEGFVPDNYTFSTLSKSCGLDLLTREGMEVHAHVVRYGFNSNLYVITSLVDMYGKLGLMGFARKAFDEMTERSSVSWTALINGYIRGGDMDIAKNIFDGMPKIDKDTAGFNVMLDGYAKLRDMRSANMLFDAMPEKNVVSWTIMIDGYCNNGGVDDARRLFDLMPHRNLYSWNAMIGGYCQNKRPHEALVLFKQLLALKLFEPDDVTVVSILPAISVLGALHLGNEVYKFVKKKKLDRSANVSTALVDMFGKCGEIEKARRVFDEVEARGTCTWNALINAFALNGCARKALEVFTEMKREGFNPNDITMLGVLSACNHGGLVEEGKSWFSKMASFGLTPKIEHYGCLIDLLGRAGHLEEAERLIESMPYEANGIILSSFLFACGYAKDVTKAERVVKKAITVDPCNDGNYIMLRNLYATERRWRDVEQAKRMMLIGGAKKEVGCSAIEINRQVLEFVAGDKNKLPHSVLDQLRMHMKLQEPYVCI, from the coding sequence ATGCTCCTCAACGCGCTTCAAGCCAACATCAACCTCGTCACCAAGCTCATAACCACCCTCTCCGCCGTTCCACACTGCGGCATTCGTCACGCCCGTCGCCTGTTCGATCAAATGCCACACAAATGCGATGCCTTCCTGTGCAACACCATGTTGAAGTCACACCTCTCCTCCTGCCAGTTTTCTGAGGCTGTTAGGCTTTATGCTCATTTGAGGAGGGAAGAAGGCTTTGTGCCGGATAACTACACTTTCTCAACACTCTCCAAGAGCTGCGGATTAGATTTATTGACGCGGGAAGGAATGGAAGTGCACGCTCATGTTGTCCGCTATGGCTTTAACTCTAATTTGTATGTGATTACCTCTTTGGTTGATATGTATGGGAAGTTGGGGCTAATGGGTTTCGCTAGAAAAGCATTTGATGAAATGACCGAGAGGAGTTCGGTGTCGTGGACTGCTCTTATCAATGGCTATATCAGGGGTGGGGATATGGATAtagcaaaaaatatttttgatggGATGCCAAAGATTGATAAGGATACAGCTGGTTTTAATGTGATGCTTGATGGGTATGCCAAGTTAAGAGATATGAGATCGGCAAATATGTTGTTTGATGCCATGCCGGAGAAAAATGTAGTGTCTTGGACAATTATGATTGATGGATATTGCAACAATGGAGGGGTAGATGATGCTAGGCGCTTGTTTGATTTGATGCCACACAGGAATTTGTATTCTTGGAACGCAATGATTGGCGGATATTGTCAGAATAAGAGACCCCATGAGGCGTTAGTGTTGTTCAAGCAATTGCTTGCGTTGAAACTGTTTGAGCCGGATGATGTTACAGTTGTTAGTATTCTTCCAGCAATCTCTGTTTTGGGTGCTTTGCATTTGGGGAATGAggtttataaatttgtgaagaagaagaagttggaTAGATCTGCAAATGTTTCCACAGCATTGGTTGATATGTTTGGCAAATGTGGGGAAATTGAGAAAGCAAGAAGAGTGTTTGATGAGGTTGAGGCAAGAGGGACATGCACATGGAATGCTTTGATTAATGCTTTTGCGCTCAATGGGTGTGCGAGGAAGGCACTAGAGGTGTTTAcggagatgaagagagaggggTTCAATCCGAATGATATAACAATGCTTGGTGTCCTGTCAGCTTGCAACCATGGTGGATTGGTGGAGGAAGGAAAAAGCTGGTTCAGTAAAATGGCCTCATTCGGGCTTACTCCTAAAATTGAGCATTATGGTTGTTTGATTGATCTATTGGGTAGGGCCGGACATTTGGAGGAAGCTGAGAGATTGATCGAGAGCATGCCCTATGAGGCCAATGGAATAATTTTgagttcttttctttttgcttGTGGCTATGCTAAGGATGTCACCAAGGCTGAAAGGGTGGTGAAGAAGGCAATTACCGTGGATCCATGTAACGATGGCAACTATATCATGCTGAGAAATTTGTATGCAACTGAGAGAAGATGGAGAGATGTGGAACAAGCCAAAAGAATGATGCTGATTGGAGGGGCTAAGAAAGAGGTTGGATGTAGTGCCATTGAGATCAATAGGCAGGTGTTGGAGTTTGTTGCCGGGGATAAGAATAAGCTTCCACATTCGGTGTTGGATCAATTGCGAATGCACATGAAGTTGCAGGAGCCCTACGTCTGTATATAG
- the LOC125187502 gene encoding transcription factor MYB114-like, with amino-acid sequence MEYNNNNSRGMRKGAWSKEEDHLLRDCIRKYGEGKWHLVPLRAGLNRCRKSCRLRWLNYLRPDLNRGFFTNDEVDLIVRLHKLLGNRWSLIAGRLPGRTANDVKNFWNSHISKRPPPPPKEKTITESNIVRPRARTFSNSHPPSWSTKLVVSSSSMPAEKPPTSNDPTRPSPSALQDDLDECMRWWGDLLEMSENGGKNPFMFCNDDVVRLPEPGIGDLGGADEDGLTFDAEILFGG; translated from the exons atggaatataataataataatagtagagGAATGAGAAAAGGAGCTTGGAGTAAAGAGGAAGATCATCTTCTCAGAGACTGCATTCGTAAATACGGAGAAGGCAAATGGCATCTCGTCCCTCTCCGAGCTG GGTTGAACAGATGTAGGAAGAGTTGCAGGCTGAGATGGCTCAATTATCTCAGACCAGATCTTAACAGAGGCTTTTTTACGAATGATGAAGTTGATCTCATCGTCAGGCTTCATAAATTGTTAGGGAACAG ATGGTCGTTGATCGCCGGCAGACTACCCGGACGGACTGCAAACGACGTCAAGAACTTCTGGAACAGCCACATTTCAAAGCGACCGCCGCCTCCGCCCAAAGAAAAAACCATCACCGAGAGCAACATCGTAAGGCCTCGAGCTCGGACCTTCTCCAATTCACACCCTCCGTCTTGGTCCACCAAACTAGTCGTATCGAGCTCATCCATGCCGGCTGAGAAACCTCCCACGAGCAACGATCCAACGAGGCCGTCTCCATCAGCGCTGCAGGATGATCTCGACGAATGCATGCGATGGTGGGGAGATTTGCTTGAGATGTCGGAAAATGGGGGGAAAAATCCATTTATGTTCTGCAATGATGACGTGGTGCGTTTACCGGAGCCAGGGATCGGCGATCTAGGCGGCGCCGATGAAGACGGGTTGACGTTTGATGCTGAAATATTGTTTGGAGGTTGA
- the LOC125202544 gene encoding MLP-like protein 43 has protein sequence MANQVETLVASAAIKCPADKFYNFFKFDINDIVKIFPAAFTGVELVQGEEGAVGSIKIWHYIIGAIPTTAKVLTEAIDDAAKIITFTILDGDLLQLYKSFKATLSVSDGLAKWSIEYEKATILSPPPQLYVPLAVTVCTLVDAYLLIN, from the exons ATGGCAAACCAAGTAGAAACCCTAGTTGCTAGCGCTGCAATCAAATGCCCAGCTGATAAATTCTACAATTTCTTCAAGTTCGACATAAACGACATTGTCAAGATATTCCCAGCCGCCTTCACCGGAGTTGAGCTTGTCCAAGGAGAGGAGGGCGCCGTTGGCTCCATCAAGATCTGGCACTATATTATTG GAGCGATTCCAACAACAGCGAAGGTACTGACAGAGGCGATAGATGATGCTGCAAAAATCATCACATTTACTATATTGGACGGAGATCTTCTGCAACTATACAAGAGTTTTAAAGCGACTCTTAGTGTGAGTGATGGTTTGGCAAAATGGAGCATTGAGTATGAGAAAGCTActattctctctcctcctcctcaactATATGTTCCTCTTGCCGTTACTGTGTGCACTCTCGTCGATGCCTATCTTCTTATCAACTGA